Proteins encoded by one window of Sorangium aterium:
- a CDS encoding ATP-grasp domain-containing protein yields MAEKIGILVGWEQSFPQAFLERCNKVPGVRAEIAKLGGTPERFESPYRVLIDRISQEVKHYRFYLKAAALGGAFVINDPFWWSADDKFFGYSLASQIGIATPRTVMLPQRDYIPAIVKERSLRNLEYPLNWEAIVDYVRFPAILKPADGGGWKDVSVVRSQEELLAAYNASGQNVMTLQEFIDFDDYVRCICVGKDRVLPIQYDPRAIGPTGLRGCYVQHDSERWLPKALHDRVIEDAIKINKALGYDMNSIEFAIRDGVPYAIDFTNPAPDMHIEHLRERYFNIAVDWMVAFAVECSRGDRRTRDGYAWSRLVRPSVGKVRLGASS; encoded by the coding sequence ATGGCGGAGAAGATCGGCATCCTCGTCGGCTGGGAACAGTCGTTCCCTCAGGCGTTCCTCGAGAGGTGCAACAAGGTGCCCGGCGTCCGGGCGGAGATCGCGAAGCTCGGCGGGACGCCCGAGCGGTTCGAGAGCCCGTACCGGGTGCTCATCGACCGGATCAGCCAGGAGGTGAAGCACTACCGCTTCTACCTGAAGGCCGCCGCGCTCGGCGGGGCGTTCGTGATCAACGACCCGTTCTGGTGGAGCGCGGACGACAAGTTCTTCGGCTACTCGCTGGCGTCGCAGATCGGCATCGCGACGCCGCGCACCGTCATGCTGCCCCAGCGCGACTACATCCCGGCGATCGTCAAGGAGCGCAGCCTCCGCAACCTCGAGTATCCGCTCAACTGGGAGGCGATCGTCGACTATGTGCGCTTCCCGGCCATCCTCAAGCCCGCGGACGGCGGCGGGTGGAAGGACGTGTCGGTGGTGCGGAGCCAGGAGGAGCTGCTCGCCGCCTACAACGCCTCGGGGCAGAACGTCATGACCCTGCAGGAGTTCATCGACTTCGACGACTACGTCCGCTGCATCTGCGTCGGCAAGGATCGCGTCCTCCCGATCCAGTACGACCCCAGGGCGATCGGCCCCACGGGGCTCCGCGGCTGCTACGTGCAGCACGACAGCGAGCGGTGGCTCCCGAAGGCGCTGCACGACCGCGTCATCGAGGACGCGATCAAGATCAACAAGGCGCTCGGCTACGACATGAACTCGATCGAGTTCGCGATCCGCGACGGCGTCCCGTACGCGATCGATTTCACGAACCCGGCGCCGGACATGCACATCGAGCACCTGCGGGAGCGGTACTTCAACATCGCCGTCGACTGGATGGTCGCGTTCGCCGTGGAGTGCTCGCGGGGCGACCGGCGGACGCGGGACGGCTACGCGTGGTCGAGGCTCGTCCGGCCCTCCGTGGGCAAAGTTCGGCTCGGGGCCTCGTCATGA
- a CDS encoding carboxylate-amine ligase, with protein MTDVEGLLDGQFTLGIEEEFQIVDAETRELRSYVSQLLEGGPGHELLRGRARPEMHQSVVETGTGVCRDIRQARGELAELRGSLNTLARRGGMRIVAAGTHPFSDWKKQDITDGERYRCIVEDLQDVARANLIFGLHVHVGVKDREVAMALANQIRYFLPHILALSTSSPFWLGRPSGLKSTRSEIFKRFPRTGIPGPFESYGHFQRFVDLLVKTGCIDNAKKIWWDVRTHPFFDTVEVRICDMTTRLDDTVALAALVQAVMGKLYLLYRRNLGFREYRQELIEENKWRAVRYGLDGQLIDFGKQEQVPVRHLVGELLEFVQESAEIFGSQGELERIRAILRDGTSADRQLTVYARTKSFHAVVDDLIEQSSLGL; from the coding sequence ATGACCGACGTCGAGGGGCTCCTCGACGGCCAGTTCACGCTGGGCATCGAGGAGGAGTTCCAGATCGTCGACGCGGAGACGCGCGAGCTGCGGTCGTACGTGAGCCAGCTGCTCGAGGGGGGGCCGGGCCACGAGCTGCTGCGCGGCCGGGCCCGCCCCGAGATGCACCAGTCGGTCGTGGAGACGGGCACGGGCGTCTGCCGGGACATCCGGCAGGCGAGGGGAGAGCTCGCCGAGCTGCGCGGCAGCCTGAACACGCTCGCGCGGCGAGGGGGGATGCGGATCGTCGCGGCCGGGACGCACCCGTTCAGCGACTGGAAGAAGCAGGACATCACCGACGGCGAGCGCTACCGGTGCATCGTGGAGGACCTGCAGGACGTCGCCCGCGCCAACCTCATCTTCGGGCTGCACGTCCACGTCGGCGTCAAGGACCGCGAGGTGGCGATGGCCCTCGCGAACCAGATCCGCTACTTCCTGCCGCACATCCTCGCGCTCTCCACGAGCTCGCCGTTCTGGCTCGGCCGCCCCTCGGGGCTGAAGAGCACGCGCAGCGAGATCTTCAAGCGCTTCCCGCGTACCGGGATCCCGGGGCCCTTCGAGTCGTACGGCCACTTCCAGCGCTTCGTCGACCTGCTCGTGAAGACGGGCTGCATCGACAACGCGAAGAAGATCTGGTGGGACGTCCGCACGCACCCGTTCTTCGACACGGTCGAGGTCAGGATCTGCGACATGACCACGCGCCTCGACGACACCGTGGCGCTGGCCGCGCTCGTCCAGGCGGTCATGGGCAAGCTCTATCTGCTCTACCGGCGCAACCTCGGGTTCCGCGAGTACCGGCAGGAGCTCATCGAGGAGAACAAGTGGCGCGCCGTGCGCTACGGCCTCGACGGGCAGCTCATCGACTTCGGGAAGCAGGAGCAGGTCCCCGTCCGCCACCTCGTCGGCGAGCTCCTCGAGTTCGTGCAAGAGTCGGCGGAGATCTTCGGGTCGCAGGGCGAGCTCGAGCGGATCCGGGCGATCCTCCGCGACGGGACGAGCGCGGATCGCCAGCTCACGGTCTACGCCAGGACGAAGAGCTTCCACGCCGTGGTCGACGACCTGATCGAGCAGTCGAGCCTCGGGCTGTAA
- a CDS encoding serine/threonine protein kinase, whose amino-acid sequence MQILSDLKPGDTLGRYELLMPVARGGMAAVWAARLVGSRGFQKIVAIKTMLPEFGDDPAFEAMFLDEARLASRIRHPHAVEIVELGDENGVLYIVMEWVDGDTIATLNKQVKSTGGVGVPLPILLRIASSICAGLHAAHELRDDEGRLVDLVHRDISPQNVMVSFDGIVKIVDFGVAKATGRLHETHVAGQLKGKIPYLSPEQLTSGKVDRRADIFSLGVLLYTTLSGYHPFRGKTDAKTMENIIRFAPVPIRELVPDIPFDLALAIERALAKDPADRWSDCASFQRTLDQIAISLGAPVTEGDVGRFVREALGDAVAERRKKLATAIQLADSRLSARGEPRSTSGRRGEPRSSKRPPAGNTPLPATFAGILPVSLDEPPPKSSFPPPPSSRKLPVKSAPPALMTPAPRRRRRWPRRIFLALVVVLLLVSGAALAARAGLLPVPGEVHDALRDVRALLRGARELLRGILERLSALLAD is encoded by the coding sequence GTGCAGATCCTGTCGGACCTCAAGCCTGGAGACACGCTGGGCCGCTACGAGCTCCTCATGCCGGTCGCCCGCGGAGGGATGGCGGCCGTCTGGGCGGCGCGCCTCGTAGGATCCCGCGGCTTCCAGAAGATCGTCGCCATCAAGACGATGCTGCCGGAGTTCGGCGACGACCCCGCCTTCGAGGCGATGTTCCTCGACGAGGCGCGCCTCGCGTCCCGCATCCGGCACCCCCACGCGGTCGAGATCGTCGAGCTCGGCGACGAGAACGGCGTGCTCTACATCGTGATGGAGTGGGTCGACGGGGACACGATCGCCACGCTGAACAAGCAGGTGAAATCGACCGGGGGCGTCGGCGTCCCCCTGCCGATCCTCCTGCGCATCGCCTCGAGCATCTGCGCCGGCCTGCACGCCGCGCACGAGCTGCGCGACGACGAGGGCAGGCTCGTCGACCTCGTGCACCGCGACATCTCCCCGCAGAACGTGATGGTGTCGTTCGACGGCATCGTGAAGATCGTCGACTTCGGCGTCGCCAAGGCCACGGGCCGCCTGCACGAGACGCACGTCGCCGGCCAGCTCAAGGGCAAGATCCCGTACCTCTCGCCGGAGCAGCTCACGTCGGGCAAGGTCGATCGGCGCGCCGACATCTTCTCGCTCGGGGTCCTCCTCTACACGACCCTCAGCGGCTACCACCCGTTCCGCGGCAAGACGGACGCGAAGACGATGGAGAACATCATTCGCTTCGCCCCCGTCCCCATCCGCGAGCTCGTGCCGGACATCCCCTTCGATCTCGCGCTGGCGATCGAGCGCGCGCTGGCCAAGGATCCGGCGGACCGCTGGAGCGACTGCGCGTCGTTCCAGCGAACGCTCGACCAGATCGCGATCTCTCTCGGCGCCCCGGTGACGGAGGGCGACGTCGGCCGCTTCGTCCGCGAGGCGCTCGGGGACGCCGTGGCCGAGCGCCGGAAGAAGCTCGCGACGGCGATCCAGCTCGCGGACAGCCGCTTGTCGGCGCGGGGGGAGCCCCGCTCCACGTCCGGGCGGCGAGGCGAGCCGCGCAGCAGCAAGCGGCCGCCCGCCGGGAACACGCCGCTCCCCGCCACGTTCGCCGGCATCCTCCCCGTCTCTCTCGACGAGCCGCCGCCCAAGTCCTCCTTCCCGCCGCCACCGTCCAGCCGCAAGCTGCCGGTCAAGTCCGCGCCTCCGGCCCTGATGACGCCGGCGCCCCGCCGACGGCGGCGGTGGCCCCGACGCATCTTCCTGGCCTTGGTGGTGGTCCTGCTGCTCGTCTCGGGGGCGGCGCTCGCCGCCCGCGCGGGCCTCCTGCCCGTGCCCGGCGAGGTCCACGACGCCCTTCGCGACGTGCGCGCGCTGCTCCGCGGCGCGCGCGAGCTGCTCCGCGGCATCCTCGAGCGGCTGAGCGCGCTGCTGGCCGATTAG
- a CDS encoding GNAT family N-acetyltransferase: MHDERTAPKRIRVTGLQEAQLPALVALEQACTAMHREAGPGVAEVEARTLADLAALTRRHDVRVAEADDEVAGYLAWRDEAPGVAVLEELSVHPDHQRCGIGTRLLAELQGRARELGLKQVVVRSREKASWARAFYEKKGFEPLGDDAPAEVRAWWSEQEASGSPLTRAGEVVLWAAIPPQRPEALDEGDAGDERGES; the protein is encoded by the coding sequence ATGCATGACGAACGGACGGCCCCGAAGCGGATCCGCGTGACAGGACTGCAAGAGGCCCAGCTGCCGGCGCTCGTGGCGCTGGAGCAGGCCTGTACGGCGATGCACCGCGAGGCTGGCCCTGGGGTGGCGGAGGTCGAGGCGCGGACGCTCGCCGATCTCGCCGCGCTGACGCGGCGGCACGACGTGCGCGTGGCAGAGGCGGACGACGAGGTAGCCGGTTACCTGGCGTGGCGCGACGAGGCGCCTGGGGTCGCAGTCCTGGAGGAGCTCTCGGTGCACCCGGACCACCAGCGATGCGGCATCGGCACGCGGCTGCTCGCGGAGCTCCAGGGGCGAGCGCGCGAGCTCGGCCTGAAGCAGGTCGTGGTGCGCTCCAGGGAGAAGGCGAGCTGGGCCCGGGCTTTCTACGAGAAGAAGGGCTTCGAGCCGCTCGGCGACGACGCGCCGGCGGAGGTCCGGGCGTGGTGGAGCGAGCAGGAGGCCTCCGGGAGCCCGCTGACCCGAGCCGGCGAGGTCGTCCTGTGGGCGGCCATCCCGCCGCAACGCCCTGAAGCGTTGGACGAGGGCGACGCGGGCGACGAGCGCGGCGAGAGCTGA
- a CDS encoding outer membrane protein assembly factor BamB family protein: protein MRRTSRAAGVALVWLGLAPLSGCGNLGVAAAPDAPLWLHHPGGALGITMRREITAETRKVGEAYERGRPEIDVAHRRVFVGSSDHGLYAVRADTSDVLWRFETLGPVQCEPLYDAASDTVYFGSDDGALYKVRASDGTLLYRFMTNAKVARRPVLRDGVLYVTNANDTLIALDAATGAMRWHQHRTPAGGMEIAGYAGPALGRDKVYTAFSDGVVMAYDLKDGSEQWALVDLAAEAEQSAGGQTPKYLDTDTTPVLGKIASGDVVFVAGYAGGVFALDAENGTRAWVNEAAVGVTELLLWEQPAHQPRSGGGPIVPARKVLLASSGMTGLWALDPEDGRTIWRRDLPDGGISAPVPFSGALLVTTTRYGIFLFSPLDGAVIDGIETGGGIAMTPAAYGRRAFVLTNGGSLLSLDVETPPVPKG from the coding sequence ATGCGCCGCACTAGCCGCGCAGCGGGCGTCGCGCTCGTCTGGCTGGGGCTCGCGCCGCTGAGCGGCTGCGGCAACCTGGGCGTCGCTGCGGCGCCCGATGCGCCGCTCTGGCTGCACCATCCAGGCGGCGCGCTCGGCATCACCATGCGCCGCGAGATCACCGCCGAGACGCGCAAGGTCGGCGAGGCCTACGAGCGCGGCCGCCCCGAGATCGACGTGGCGCACCGGCGCGTCTTCGTCGGATCGAGCGATCACGGCCTGTACGCGGTGCGTGCGGACACGAGCGACGTCCTGTGGCGCTTCGAGACGCTCGGCCCGGTGCAGTGCGAGCCGCTCTACGACGCCGCGTCGGACACGGTCTATTTCGGCTCGGACGACGGCGCGCTCTACAAGGTGCGCGCGTCGGACGGCACGCTGCTCTACCGCTTCATGACCAACGCGAAGGTCGCGCGGCGGCCGGTGCTGCGCGACGGCGTTCTCTACGTGACGAACGCGAACGACACGTTGATCGCGCTCGACGCGGCGACGGGGGCGATGCGCTGGCACCAGCACCGGACGCCGGCGGGCGGGATGGAGATCGCCGGGTACGCGGGGCCGGCGCTCGGCCGGGACAAGGTCTACACCGCGTTCTCGGACGGGGTCGTGATGGCCTACGACCTCAAGGACGGGTCCGAGCAGTGGGCGCTCGTCGACCTGGCCGCCGAGGCCGAGCAGAGCGCTGGCGGCCAGACGCCGAAGTACCTCGACACGGACACCACGCCGGTCCTCGGGAAGATCGCCTCGGGCGATGTGGTCTTCGTGGCGGGTTACGCGGGCGGGGTCTTCGCGCTCGACGCCGAGAACGGGACCCGGGCCTGGGTGAACGAGGCGGCGGTCGGCGTGACCGAGCTTCTCCTGTGGGAGCAGCCTGCGCACCAGCCTCGGAGCGGAGGCGGTCCGATCGTGCCCGCGCGGAAGGTGCTGCTCGCGTCCTCCGGCATGACCGGCCTGTGGGCGCTCGATCCGGAGGATGGCCGCACGATCTGGCGCCGGGATCTGCCAGACGGCGGCATCTCGGCCCCCGTGCCGTTCTCGGGGGCGTTGCTGGTGACGACCACGCGCTACGGGATCTTCCTGTTCTCTCCGCTGGACGGGGCCGTGATCGACGGCATCGAGACCGGCGGCGGGATCGCGATGACGCCGGCGGCGTACGGCCGGCGCGCGTTCGTCCTGACGAACGGCGGCTCGCTGCTGAGCCTGGACGTCGAGACGCCCCCGGTTCCGAAGGGCTGA
- a CDS encoding tetratricopeptide repeat protein — MSDKDREQAEEKSAQSDGDVAATRSDGDEDGAAEAAPARPPRGAPVKDAGGDGDDEAAQRVADALGVGEAEEAPAPEAASEEAVEAAPNRASRRRDEATARRRKKKATGEELPKDKNARAKELLARRREQAEGRRPVQLLPGEMVEDALSRMTSGAGRWIKANFHIVQWGVVAAIVATGGVLFYLSRAEKKDAASTSALVAAVAADRGRVLAEDTRTDEEKELDVTRTFKTADERSATALAEYNKVIDEHAGTGAATLAKLGQAGVLLDKKDYAHALDAYSVVVSSPLAGADPDVKGRAIEGIAFAREGKGDLDGALASFKELEAIDMKGYKELALYHQARLYLAKGDTDKAKELLKSAHEKLQAPSTEGRPFQFLEAVVEEMLRKIDPAAVPPRAAFGGPKGQSMTPEEIEQLLRRARENAEKKAGDAPH; from the coding sequence GTGTCGGACAAGGACCGAGAGCAGGCCGAAGAGAAATCCGCGCAGAGCGACGGCGATGTCGCTGCCACGCGGAGCGATGGCGACGAGGACGGGGCCGCGGAGGCGGCCCCGGCGAGGCCGCCGCGCGGCGCTCCGGTGAAGGACGCCGGCGGCGATGGCGACGACGAGGCCGCGCAGCGCGTGGCCGACGCGCTCGGCGTCGGCGAGGCCGAAGAGGCCCCCGCGCCGGAGGCGGCGAGCGAGGAGGCGGTCGAGGCAGCGCCGAACCGCGCATCCCGCCGCCGCGACGAGGCCACCGCGCGCCGCCGCAAGAAGAAGGCGACAGGCGAGGAGCTGCCCAAGGACAAGAACGCCCGCGCGAAGGAGCTGCTCGCTCGCCGCAGGGAGCAGGCCGAGGGGCGCCGCCCGGTCCAGCTGCTGCCGGGCGAGATGGTCGAGGACGCGCTCAGCCGGATGACCAGCGGCGCTGGCCGGTGGATCAAGGCGAACTTCCACATCGTCCAGTGGGGCGTGGTGGCGGCGATCGTCGCGACCGGCGGCGTCCTGTTCTACCTGTCGCGGGCCGAGAAGAAGGACGCCGCGTCCACGTCGGCGCTCGTCGCGGCCGTCGCCGCGGATCGGGGCAGGGTGCTCGCCGAGGACACGCGCACCGACGAGGAGAAGGAGCTCGACGTCACGAGGACCTTCAAGACCGCGGACGAGCGGTCGGCCACCGCGCTCGCCGAGTACAACAAGGTCATCGACGAGCACGCCGGCACCGGCGCGGCGACCCTGGCGAAGCTCGGGCAGGCCGGGGTGCTGCTCGACAAGAAGGACTACGCTCACGCGCTGGACGCGTACAGCGTCGTGGTCTCGTCGCCGCTGGCCGGGGCCGATCCCGACGTGAAGGGGCGCGCCATCGAGGGCATCGCCTTCGCCCGGGAGGGCAAGGGTGATCTCGACGGCGCGCTCGCGTCGTTCAAGGAGCTCGAGGCGATCGACATGAAGGGCTACAAGGAGCTCGCGCTGTACCACCAAGCGCGGCTCTACCTGGCCAAGGGCGACACCGACAAGGCGAAGGAGCTGCTCAAGAGCGCGCACGAGAAGCTCCAGGCGCCGTCGACGGAGGGCCGCCCGTTCCAGTTCCTCGAGGCGGTCGTCGAGGAGATGCTGCGCAAGATCGATCCGGCCGCCGTGCCGCCTCGCGCCGCGTTCGGCGGTCCGAAGGGCCAGTCGATGACGCCGGAGGAGATCGAGCAGCTGCTCCGCCGGGCGCGTGAGAACGCGGAGAAGAAGGCGGGCGATGCGCCGCACTAG
- a CDS encoding sulfatase-like hydrolase/transferase, with amino-acid sequence MPGPAGHRAPAAPRPQTGPARPSTPAPAPSRATFPSGNSDAPPRKLETEIGWRMADAYLAITALALAELLVVGAWRWRELLGPYELGRALRDLLPLALSAAAPCAAVLGAVLEIVMRAERKAFRAAAALIAGAFGGAVAFGVSTGRMLEGGRRAPFIAALALFAAAATFAAAPRAARALKRARAAAAGRWLLLAAICAIVLLEVANVRVLPRLYAAFHLGLAALTLAAATFATPALPARAARLEDAHGRRSPRLVRAALALVLFAFGAALAPGAADRLALADNIRLIYATHSPLLGHVVELAAVLSPPEALDAAPLDERASGHAIDLRGRDIVLISVDALRADHVGAYGYDRKITPNLDRLAAEGVRFDAAYTPTPHTSYAVSSLMTGKYIRPLVLQGLGDDSETFAQHLRRYGYKTAGFYPPAVFFIDGERFGALRDRALDFEYRKVEFASAQLRLEQVRSYLAGLGPEQRAFMWVHLFEPHEPYEAHPEHPLGDRDIDRYDAEIAMADAGVGAIVDEVRKGRPDAVVIVTADHGEEFGEHGGRYHGTTVYEEQARVPLVVSAPGLLSPRVVRAPVQLVDLLPTVLAGLGIPRPARVRGADLGPLLASGDEAAEQGKAAPPGGPPSLPGFAFAETDAQTLLAKGTLRLVCARKIGACALYDVATDPRQQEDVSALRPAELGAMRSELRAIEASHGRYEVRGLRQEGKGWPDALRRGIAGDADAVVEVAALLDDADVAIRRKAGEVLFDLRRSEAAPSLRLALVRDEDDEVRRWAALTLTRLGEGAPLTRDLVVDRDRKWRRLAALALAESGDRRGDDVLVAWLRQVVRGPEQDGGADAGEVTSFERAREIVDALAKIRVKAALPPLIAALGDVRLRPYAAAALAAIGEDAARPALAERLSQEPYQTARVAIAEALVKLGAGPELRAPLLRMLGTPDPLPGGLGLALRADILDLLGGPRERDLGRLRRFAKSGVGLGVVIPKAGNGKGVRVICRARTDDGRPGEVRFGRPTRSWRPPKRDGASLVPASAPELDAERAVTLAIPPGSEPTEAFATLPPAAGAQAGNYGDFVVYATQNVEVSACAVVPLADEIPPPPPAPWSPDEAGAPARSDDEAPAAHRPD; translated from the coding sequence GTGCCGGGGCCTGCCGGCCACCGGGCCCCGGCGGCGCCGCGTCCGCAGACCGGGCCGGCGCGCCCGTCCACGCCGGCGCCCGCGCCGAGCCGCGCCACGTTCCCGAGCGGGAACTCCGACGCGCCTCCGCGGAAGCTGGAGACGGAGATCGGGTGGCGCATGGCGGACGCCTACCTCGCGATCACGGCGCTCGCGCTCGCCGAGCTCCTGGTCGTCGGCGCGTGGCGGTGGCGAGAGCTGCTCGGGCCCTACGAGCTCGGCCGCGCCCTGCGCGACCTCCTGCCGCTCGCGCTCTCGGCCGCGGCGCCGTGCGCCGCCGTCCTCGGCGCGGTGCTCGAGATCGTCATGCGCGCCGAGCGCAAGGCGTTCCGCGCCGCGGCAGCGCTGATCGCGGGCGCGTTCGGCGGCGCGGTGGCCTTCGGCGTCTCGACGGGGCGCATGCTCGAGGGCGGCCGGCGCGCGCCCTTCATCGCGGCGCTCGCGCTCTTCGCCGCCGCGGCGACGTTCGCCGCGGCGCCGCGCGCGGCGCGCGCCTTGAAGCGGGCGCGCGCCGCGGCCGCCGGCAGGTGGCTCCTCCTCGCGGCGATCTGCGCGATCGTGCTGCTCGAGGTCGCGAACGTGCGCGTCTTGCCGCGCCTCTACGCCGCCTTCCACCTGGGGCTCGCGGCGCTCACGCTCGCGGCGGCGACCTTCGCGACGCCGGCGCTGCCCGCGCGCGCGGCTCGCCTGGAGGACGCGCACGGGCGGCGCTCGCCCAGGCTGGTGCGCGCGGCGCTCGCGCTCGTCCTCTTCGCGTTCGGCGCGGCGCTCGCGCCCGGCGCGGCGGACAGGCTCGCGCTGGCGGACAACATCCGGCTGATCTACGCGACGCACAGCCCGCTGCTCGGCCACGTGGTCGAGCTCGCCGCCGTGCTGTCGCCGCCCGAGGCGCTCGACGCCGCGCCGCTCGACGAGCGCGCAAGCGGGCACGCCATCGATCTGCGGGGGCGCGACATCGTGCTGATCAGCGTCGACGCCCTGCGCGCCGACCACGTGGGGGCGTACGGCTACGACAGGAAGATCACCCCGAACCTCGATCGCCTCGCGGCCGAGGGCGTGCGGTTCGACGCGGCGTACACGCCGACGCCGCACACGTCGTACGCCGTGTCGTCGCTCATGACGGGCAAGTACATCCGCCCGCTCGTGCTGCAAGGGCTCGGGGACGACTCCGAGACCTTCGCGCAGCACCTCCGCCGCTACGGCTACAAGACGGCGGGCTTCTACCCGCCGGCGGTGTTCTTCATCGACGGCGAGCGCTTCGGCGCGTTGCGCGACCGGGCGCTCGATTTCGAGTACCGGAAGGTCGAGTTCGCGAGCGCCCAGCTCCGTCTGGAGCAGGTGCGGAGCTACCTCGCCGGGCTCGGGCCGGAGCAGCGCGCGTTCATGTGGGTGCACCTCTTCGAGCCGCACGAGCCGTACGAGGCGCACCCGGAGCACCCGCTCGGCGACCGCGACATCGACCGCTACGACGCGGAGATCGCCATGGCGGACGCGGGGGTAGGGGCGATCGTGGACGAGGTCCGCAAGGGGCGCCCGGACGCCGTCGTGATCGTCACGGCCGATCACGGCGAGGAGTTCGGCGAGCACGGCGGCCGCTACCACGGCACGACCGTGTACGAGGAGCAGGCGCGCGTGCCGCTCGTCGTGAGCGCGCCCGGCCTGCTCTCGCCCCGCGTGGTCCGGGCGCCGGTGCAGCTCGTCGATCTCCTGCCGACGGTGCTCGCGGGGCTCGGCATCCCGAGGCCGGCGCGCGTGCGCGGCGCCGACCTCGGGCCGCTGCTCGCCTCGGGCGACGAGGCGGCGGAGCAGGGCAAGGCGGCCCCGCCGGGCGGGCCGCCCTCGCTCCCGGGCTTCGCCTTCGCCGAGACGGACGCGCAGACGCTGCTCGCCAAGGGCACGCTGCGGCTCGTCTGCGCGCGCAAGATCGGCGCGTGCGCGCTCTACGACGTGGCGACCGATCCGCGCCAGCAGGAGGACGTCTCCGCGCTGCGCCCGGCGGAGCTCGGCGCGATGCGGTCGGAGCTTCGCGCGATCGAGGCGTCGCACGGGCGTTACGAGGTCCGCGGCCTCCGGCAGGAGGGCAAGGGATGGCCCGACGCGCTCCGCCGCGGCATCGCGGGCGACGCCGACGCCGTCGTCGAGGTCGCGGCGCTGCTCGACGACGCGGACGTCGCCATCCGGCGCAAGGCGGGCGAGGTGCTGTTCGATCTGCGCCGCTCCGAGGCGGCGCCCTCGCTGCGCCTCGCGCTCGTGCGCGACGAGGACGACGAGGTGCGGCGCTGGGCGGCGCTGACCCTCACGCGGCTCGGCGAGGGCGCGCCGCTCACCCGCGATCTCGTCGTCGATCGCGACCGCAAGTGGCGGCGCCTCGCGGCGCTCGCGCTGGCGGAGTCGGGCGATCGCCGCGGCGACGACGTCCTCGTGGCGTGGCTGCGGCAGGTGGTCCGCGGCCCCGAGCAGGACGGCGGCGCCGACGCGGGCGAGGTGACCTCGTTCGAGCGGGCGCGCGAGATCGTGGACGCGCTCGCCAAGATCCGGGTGAAGGCGGCGCTGCCGCCGCTCATCGCGGCGCTCGGCGACGTGCGGCTCCGCCCGTACGCCGCGGCCGCGCTCGCGGCCATCGGCGAGGACGCCGCGCGGCCGGCGCTCGCGGAGCGGCTGAGCCAGGAGCCGTACCAGACCGCGCGGGTCGCGATCGCGGAGGCCCTCGTGAAGCTCGGCGCCGGCCCCGAGCTCCGGGCGCCGCTCCTGCGCATGCTCGGCACGCCCGATCCGCTTCCGGGGGGGCTCGGGCTCGCGCTCCGGGCCGACATCCTCGACCTGCTCGGCGGGCCGCGCGAGCGCGATCTCGGCCGCCTGCGCCGCTTCGCGAAGAGCGGGGTGGGCCTCGGCGTCGTGATCCCGAAGGCCGGCAACGGCAAGGGCGTGCGCGTCATCTGCCGCGCGCGGACCGACGACGGCCGCCCCGGCGAGGTGCGGTTCGGCAGGCCCACGCGCAGCTGGCGCCCGCCGAAGCGGGACGGCGCGTCGCTCGTCCCGGCCAGCGCGCCGGAGCTCGACGCGGAGCGCGCGGTCACGCTCGCGATCCCGCCGGGGAGCGAGCCGACCGAGGCGTTCGCGACGCTGCCGCCCGCCGCGGGCGCGCAGGCCGGCAATTACGGCGATTTCGTGGTGTACGCGACCCAGAACGTCGAGGTGTCCGCGTGCGCGGTCGTCCCGCTCGCCGACGAGATCCCGCCCCCGCCGCCTGCGCCCTGGTCGCCCGACGAGGCCGGGGCGCCGGCGCGCTCGGACGACGAAGCACCCGCCGCTCACCGGCCAGATTGA
- the greA gene encoding transcription elongation factor GreA — protein sequence MSEKVPMTPEGQARLREEMRRLKEIDLPQVVKDIGTAREHGDLSENAEYHAAKERQGMIVARISYLEQTLSRAEVIDPSKLSGSKVQFGAKVKLANVDTDEEQSFQIVGPEEADLKVGRISIASPLARALLGHEVGEEVRVNMPAGPRTYEILEVSFA from the coding sequence ATGTCCGAGAAAGTACCGATGACGCCCGAGGGGCAAGCGCGGCTCCGCGAAGAGATGCGACGGCTGAAAGAGATCGACCTGCCGCAGGTCGTCAAGGACATCGGCACGGCCCGGGAGCACGGCGATCTCTCCGAGAACGCCGAGTACCACGCCGCCAAGGAGCGGCAGGGCATGATCGTCGCCCGCATCAGCTACCTCGAGCAGACGCTCTCGCGCGCCGAGGTGATCGATCCGTCGAAGCTGAGCGGCAGCAAGGTCCAGTTCGGCGCCAAGGTCAAGCTCGCGAACGTGGACACGGACGAGGAGCAGAGCTTCCAGATCGTCGGGCCCGAGGAGGCCGATCTCAAGGTCGGGCGCATCTCCATCGCGTCGCCGCTCGCGCGCGCGCTGCTCGGCCATGAGGTCGGCGAGGAGGTCCGCGTGAACATGCCGGCCGGGCCGCGCACGTACGAGATCCTCGAAGTCTCCTTCGCATGA